GTGAATAGTTCGATTTACAAATAATTGATTTTCGCGGTTTTGAGAAAAATTTCTACCATCTGAGATAGAATCTCTCAATTTTGAGAAAATTTCAAAATTTTATTCAAAAAAAATGATTTAATAACACATTTTTAGTTACTTGTATAGGAACAATTTTTGCTCTTTACACGCCGTAAGTTTAATAATATTTATTAACAAACCTTGGAGAGGATTCATGAAGTTTCTAACTACTTCAATTCTACTGGTATTATTTGTCGGTTTTTCTTTCGCTCAAACTGCGAATATTGAAATCGAAGCAATGACACCAGAGAAATTGCACCACTATGGTTATACAACAAAATCGGTTTCATCCGGATTAAATGTTGTACCAAACGGTACTTATGTATATCTAAATGCTGAAAATTTAGGAAGTACCGAACCATTCCTTCCTATTTGGGAAGTTCAATCCGCCCCAACTGGCGCATCGGTAACTTTTACGTATCCAAGCGCAAATGCGGCTTATTTTATGCCGTCGGTTCGCGGGGCTTATGTGATTAAATTAACTGTTGTTTCTGGCGGAAAATCTGACGATACAACTGTTACAATTTATTCGGCCAACTATGTTGGTACAGGGAAATTTGACGATGTTCCTGCATCATATCCAAACTGTATGTCTTGTCACGGTGCATCGCCCAAATTCACTGCTATCTTTGATAAGTGGAAAGAATCTGGTCATGCGACTATGTTCAAGGAAGGCATTTCAGGCCTCAAAGGTTCATATTATGGTTCTGGCTGCTTTAAGTGTCACACTGTTGGTTATGATCACGATGTAGCATCATCAAATAATGGTTTTGATGATGTGGCAAAAACAGAAGGTTGGACTTGGGTCAGTCCGCCTAATGCAAAAAAGTGGGATACACTAAAAACATCATATCCTAAATTAGTTGCTTTTGCAAGTATAGGTTGTGAAAATTGTCACGGACCAGGGAGTGAGCATGCATCAAGCGGTGATGTTAAAAAAATTGCTATTTCCTTAAATTCAGGTTCGTGCGGTCAATGTCATGATGAACCATGGAGACATAACAGATACGCTCAATGGGAAAACTCTCTTCATTCTCATGCAGTATGGTCAGGCTCATTTGCTCAAGGTGCATCATCACAAAATAATAATTTAGGAAACTGCATCAGATGCCATGATGGTCAAGGATTCGTTAATTTCACAAAGGGTAAAACAACGAATACTACCGGATGGACCGAAGCCCGTCATACTAAATTAGGGTGTCCTACTTGTCACGATCCGCACAGTGGTCATTTGCGCGAAGCACCAACAGTAGCAGATACTTTGGCAAACGGTTTTAAATATACTGTTGGCGGTAAAGGAATGCTCTGTATGAATTGTCACAAAGCTCGTAGAGAAGCAAAATCCTATGCAGTAAGTTCAGTAAGTTCTTCGCATTGGGGACCACACTACTCTGTTGAGTCAGATGTATTATTAGGTCAAAATGCTGCAGAATTTGGGACTCCGTTCATAAGTGGAAATCATAAAAATGCTGTAAGAGACGGATGCGTCCAATGTCATATGGTTGCTACTGTTGATACAGGTAATGTAAATAGAGACAAAGTCGGTCAGCATTCATTTAGATTATTGAATGAAGCAACTGGATATGAACACGTTGAATCTTGTAAAGAGTGCCACGGCTCAAACATTTCTAGTTTCAAAGACTTTATTGCAGCAGCTGATTTTGATGGTAATGGTTTAATTGAAGATGTTCAATCTGAAGTAAAAGGTTTACTGAAGAAGTTGAAAAAAGCTTTACCACCCGTTGGCAGTGAAGAAGTTGATTGGACTAAAGTAAGAGATTACAAAGGGGCTGATTCACTTAATATGAGAAAAGCCTATTATAACTATAAAATAATGGTTGATGATAATAGTTATGGTATGCACAATGCTAAATTCTCAATTGATGTCTTGAGAAAATCAGTCGCGATACTGACCGGCGTCGAATTTGAAGACAATAATATTCCAGCTAAATTTGATCTTAGTCAAAATTATCCTAATCCATTCAATCCATCGACTGAGATTAAATTCTCAGTTGCAAAATCAGAGAATATAAAAGTCTCAGTATATGATGCGGTTGGCAGATTAGTAAAAGTGTTAGTTAATGATATGCTCTCTCCTGGTAATTATAAAGTGACCTGGAATGGAGAAAATTCAAACGGATCTAAAGTTGTGAGCGGAATCTACTTCTATCGATTTGAATCCTCCTCCTTCGAAGCAACAAAGAAAATGGTGCTATTGAAATAAACTCCATTCCAGATTTTATTCTGCCTCTCGTGGCAGCATTTAGTAAGTCCCGCCAAAAGCGGGACTTTTTTTTTGGTAAGTTTAAATTGAATCATGAAGACTGATTATTTCTTTTGCATGATGAGAGCTTCAAGGTTGTCACTACAAAAACCCGATTTCAAAGTTTCCATCTTTTTGAGTCATAAGCAACTTGCTGAAAGATGGAAGCTTTATTCGCATCTGCTTTCAATACTGCATTGAGTTCATTGTTCTAATGAATTATATTGAACTCGAAATTTTACTATAATCATTGAGATTTTATTGGATAAACAAAACATTTATATAGAAACCTATGGCTGCCAGATGAATTTGGCAGATACCGAAATCGTTCAAGGTGTGCTGAATTCAACAGGATACAAGTTCACGAATGATATTTCGCAAGCTGATGTTGTGCTTGTGAATACTTGCGCAATCCGTGAGCATGCTGAAGAAAGAATTTACGGCAGACTTGGCGAATTCAGGCATCAAAAAAAGGAAAACCCGAATTTAATTGTTGGAG
This region of Ignavibacteria bacterium genomic DNA includes:
- a CDS encoding ammonia-forming cytochrome c nitrite reductase subunit c552, with amino-acid sequence MKFLTTSILLVLFVGFSFAQTANIEIEAMTPEKLHHYGYTTKSVSSGLNVVPNGTYVYLNAENLGSTEPFLPIWEVQSAPTGASVTFTYPSANAAYFMPSVRGAYVIKLTVVSGGKSDDTTVTIYSANYVGTGKFDDVPASYPNCMSCHGASPKFTAIFDKWKESGHATMFKEGISGLKGSYYGSGCFKCHTVGYDHDVASSNNGFDDVAKTEGWTWVSPPNAKKWDTLKTSYPKLVAFASIGCENCHGPGSEHASSGDVKKIAISLNSGSCGQCHDEPWRHNRYAQWENSLHSHAVWSGSFAQGASSQNNNLGNCIRCHDGQGFVNFTKGKTTNTTGWTEARHTKLGCPTCHDPHSGHLREAPTVADTLANGFKYTVGGKGMLCMNCHKARREAKSYAVSSVSSSHWGPHYSVESDVLLGQNAAEFGTPFISGNHKNAVRDGCVQCHMVATVDTGNVNRDKVGQHSFRLLNEATGYEHVESCKECHGSNISSFKDFIAAADFDGNGLIEDVQSEVKGLLKKLKKALPPVGSEEVDWTKVRDYKGADSLNMRKAYYNYKIMVDDNSYGMHNAKFSIDVLRKSVAILTGVEFEDNNIPAKFDLSQNYPNPFNPSTEIKFSVAKSENIKVSVYDAVGRLVKVLVNDMLSPGNYKVTWNGENSNGSKVVSGIYFYRFESSSFEATKKMVLLK